In the genome of Photobacterium sp. TLY01, one region contains:
- a CDS encoding transglycosylase SLT domain-containing protein: MRNAYPLLVLSFQFLAGCESMSVTNDSHHEALQKALLLIANQNQRCPIPEDVIEGRYLATGLPSGYSPPPLTELPILKEESLWQVLAKESALPVPNNPRVRNYKQWYLSRPLHLETVSKRAQIFLYYIYQNTKSRNLPTELALLPFIESAFDPYAFSKQGAAGLWQITKPTGKSFGLQFQPGYDGRLDIVASTHAALDLLEYLHHKFNGNWLHAIAAYNTGESRVRKAIKANRAQGKSTDFWSLALPRETEHYVPKLLALSQIIKEESHTSLPLQFIPNRPVLSSVTVTHQLPLTQIANDAGLTGKALYRLNPGYTAGLTLRQQQSQLLIPKKQLNYFYQQPETLSYVKNKYRVRHIEPGDSLYRIATLNNTSISDIKQANQLVNNKIHAGQLLLIPVK; the protein is encoded by the coding sequence ATGAGAAACGCTTACCCGCTGTTGGTTTTGTCATTCCAGTTTCTGGCAGGCTGTGAATCCATGTCTGTTACCAATGATTCGCATCATGAAGCCTTACAAAAAGCATTACTGCTTATCGCGAATCAAAACCAGCGATGCCCTATTCCAGAAGATGTCATTGAGGGCCGCTATCTGGCGACAGGGTTGCCTTCTGGTTATTCACCACCTCCCTTAACTGAGCTACCAATACTCAAAGAAGAGAGTCTCTGGCAAGTGCTCGCAAAAGAAAGTGCGCTTCCTGTACCCAACAACCCAAGAGTACGGAACTATAAACAGTGGTATCTAAGCCGCCCTTTACACCTGGAAACGGTATCAAAACGTGCACAAATCTTTCTTTATTATATCTACCAAAATACCAAGTCTCGCAATTTACCGACCGAACTGGCTTTACTGCCTTTCATCGAAAGTGCATTTGATCCCTATGCATTTTCAAAACAGGGAGCAGCCGGACTGTGGCAAATCACAAAGCCAACAGGCAAATCGTTTGGATTGCAATTCCAGCCCGGATATGACGGCAGGCTTGACATCGTGGCATCAACTCATGCCGCCCTTGATTTACTGGAATATCTGCATCATAAATTCAATGGCAATTGGTTACACGCGATTGCCGCTTATAATACGGGCGAAAGTCGAGTGCGAAAAGCAATCAAGGCCAACAGAGCGCAGGGTAAGTCAACCGATTTCTGGTCATTAGCATTACCCCGCGAAACTGAGCACTACGTTCCTAAACTGCTCGCATTGAGCCAGATCATCAAAGAAGAAAGTCATACCTCTTTGCCACTGCAGTTTATTCCCAATCGTCCGGTATTATCATCCGTCACAGTCACGCATCAATTGCCCCTCACTCAGATTGCCAATGATGCCGGTCTGACAGGAAAAGCACTGTATCGGCTTAACCCGGGTTATACCGCCGGACTCACACTCAGACAGCAGCAAAGCCAGTTACTCATACCTAAAAAACAACTCAATTACTTTTATCAGCAGCCAGAAACATTAAGCTATGTCAAAAACAAATACCGCGTTCGTCATATTGAACCTGGCGATTCTTTATATCGGATTGCGACATTAAACAACACATCAATCAGTGATATCAAACAAGCGAACCAGTTAGTCAATAATAAGATACACGCAGGTCAGCTTTTGCTTATCCCGGTCAAATAA
- a CDS encoding outer membrane beta-barrel protein, whose product MKQKALALLVTTLLASPAALAVTLEEGTQEFGLQGSLDLDYVDDYLFLLNTSYGYFIMDDWEIGGVLDVNMSDSTKTFQLGMFTEYNFTNDSNWVPYLGAAAQVANLSADADDDVDFDIEDVTALNIKLAGGVKYFINPHVAISAEVNYNIATDDISVTKDGVEDSFTRFIFGTRFYF is encoded by the coding sequence ATGAAGCAAAAAGCATTGGCATTATTAGTTACAACACTATTGGCTAGCCCAGCCGCGCTTGCCGTAACTCTGGAAGAAGGTACGCAAGAATTCGGCTTACAAGGTAGTCTGGATCTTGATTATGTAGACGATTATTTATTCCTGCTGAATACCTCCTATGGATACTTTATCATGGATGACTGGGAAATCGGCGGGGTGCTAGATGTCAATATGAGTGATAGCACGAAGACATTCCAGCTTGGTATGTTTACTGAATACAATTTTACCAATGACAGTAACTGGGTTCCCTATCTGGGCGCCGCAGCACAAGTCGCGAATCTTTCGGCAGATGCCGATGATGACGTCGATTTTGATATCGAAGATGTCACTGCTTTGAATATTAAACTTGCAGGTGGCGTAAAATACTTCATCAACCCACATGTTGCTATCAGTGCCGAAGTGAACTACAACATCGCAACCGACGATATCAGCGTCACAAAAGATGGTGTTGAGGACAGCTTCACCCGATTCATTTTTGGTACAAGATTCTACTTCTGA